A single window of Silurus meridionalis isolate SWU-2019-XX chromosome 11, ASM1480568v1, whole genome shotgun sequence DNA harbors:
- the LOC124393603 gene encoding methylosome subunit pICln-like isoform X1, which produces MVVLQNVSPPREGVRHEEVDITAVLDGKKLGSGTLCVAESRVSWVDGSGVGFSLEYPSISLHAISRDLSAYPAEHLYMQVNSKHQEDSKDSEVEAKEEADRSSNDEEEDEGEEDEVSTGVFTEIRFVPNDKRSLEKMFIAVSECQALHPDPEDSDSDFDGDEYDVEEAEQGQIDLPTYYSFEEGMSQLNMEGQGTLERLEGMLSQSSASQRCMAGVRTEDAEAALKGLVQLYNKKMTQRRTLVLSQSRGSSTMLLKLTTDGTESLLFSLSRST; this is translated from the exons ATGGTCGtgctgcaaaatgtttctcctcCAAGAGAAGGAGTGAGACATGAGGAAGTGGACATTACCGCCGTCCTGGACGGGAAAAAACTTGGGTCAGGAACTCTTTGCGTTGCAGAAAG TCGTGTATCTTGGGTCGATGGATCTGGAGTAGGATTTTCTTTAGAATATCCTTCTATAAGCCTCCATGCCATCTCCCGTGACCTGAGCGCATATCCTGCAGAGCACCTATACATGCAGGTCAACTCCAAACATCAAG aagattcCAAGGATAGTGAGGTGGAAGCAAAAGAGGAAGCAGATAGAAGTAGtaatgatgaagaggaggatgagggcGAGGAGGACGAAGTCTCCACAGGCGTGTTCACTGAGATCCGCTTTGTTCCAAATGATAAAAGATCTT TAGAGAAGATGTTTATAGCTGTGTCCGAATGCCAAGCACTGCATCCCGATCCAGAGGACTCGGACTCTGATTTCGATGGTGATGAGTATGATGTCGAGGAAGCAG AACAGGGCCAGATTGATCTGCCTACGTATTACTCATTTGAGGAGGGCATGTCTCAGCTGAACATGGAAGGCCAGGGCACATTGGAGAGGCTGGAAGGGATGCTGAGCCAGTCCTCGGCCTCACAGCGATGCATGGCTGGTGTCAGGACTGAGGATGCAGAAGCTGCGCTAAAGGGTTTAGTACAACTTTACAACAAAAAA ATGACGCAAAGGCGAACTCTGGTGCTCTCGCAGTCTCGGGGCAGTTCGACGATGCTGTTGAAGTTGACCACTG ACGGAACAGAGAGCCTCTTGTTTTCTCTCAGCAGAAGCACTTGA
- the LOC124393603 gene encoding methylosome subunit pICln-like isoform X2 — MVVLQNVSPPREGVRHEEVDITAVLDGKKLGSGTLCVAESRVSWVDGSGVGFSLEYPSISLHAISRDLSAYPAEHLYMQVNSKHQDSKDSEVEAKEEADRSSNDEEEDEGEEDEVSTGVFTEIRFVPNDKRSLEKMFIAVSECQALHPDPEDSDSDFDGDEYDVEEAEQGQIDLPTYYSFEEGMSQLNMEGQGTLERLEGMLSQSSASQRCMAGVRTEDAEAALKGLVQLYNKKMTQRRTLVLSQSRGSSTMLLKLTTDGTESLLFSLSRST; from the exons ATGGTCGtgctgcaaaatgtttctcctcCAAGAGAAGGAGTGAGACATGAGGAAGTGGACATTACCGCCGTCCTGGACGGGAAAAAACTTGGGTCAGGAACTCTTTGCGTTGCAGAAAG TCGTGTATCTTGGGTCGATGGATCTGGAGTAGGATTTTCTTTAGAATATCCTTCTATAAGCCTCCATGCCATCTCCCGTGACCTGAGCGCATATCCTGCAGAGCACCTATACATGCAGGTCAACTCCAAACATCAAG attcCAAGGATAGTGAGGTGGAAGCAAAAGAGGAAGCAGATAGAAGTAGtaatgatgaagaggaggatgagggcGAGGAGGACGAAGTCTCCACAGGCGTGTTCACTGAGATCCGCTTTGTTCCAAATGATAAAAGATCTT TAGAGAAGATGTTTATAGCTGTGTCCGAATGCCAAGCACTGCATCCCGATCCAGAGGACTCGGACTCTGATTTCGATGGTGATGAGTATGATGTCGAGGAAGCAG AACAGGGCCAGATTGATCTGCCTACGTATTACTCATTTGAGGAGGGCATGTCTCAGCTGAACATGGAAGGCCAGGGCACATTGGAGAGGCTGGAAGGGATGCTGAGCCAGTCCTCGGCCTCACAGCGATGCATGGCTGGTGTCAGGACTGAGGATGCAGAAGCTGCGCTAAAGGGTTTAGTACAACTTTACAACAAAAAA ATGACGCAAAGGCGAACTCTGGTGCTCTCGCAGTCTCGGGGCAGTTCGACGATGCTGTTGAAGTTGACCACTG ACGGAACAGAGAGCCTCTTGTTTTCTCTCAGCAGAAGCACTTGA
- the LOC124393603 gene encoding methylosome subunit pICln-like isoform X5 codes for MVVLQNVSPPREGVRHEEVDITAVLDGKKLGSGTLCVAESRVSWVDGSGVGFSLEYPSISLHAISRDLSAYPAEHLYMQVNSKHQDSKDSEVEAKEEADRSSNDEEEDEGEEDEVSTGVFTEIRFVPNDKRSLEKMFIAVSECQALHPDPEDSDSDFDGDEYDVEEAEQGQIDLPTYYSFEEGMSQLNMEGQGTLERLEGMLSQSSASQRCMAGVRTEDAEAALKDDAKANSGALAVSGQFDDAVEVDHW; via the exons ATGGTCGtgctgcaaaatgtttctcctcCAAGAGAAGGAGTGAGACATGAGGAAGTGGACATTACCGCCGTCCTGGACGGGAAAAAACTTGGGTCAGGAACTCTTTGCGTTGCAGAAAG TCGTGTATCTTGGGTCGATGGATCTGGAGTAGGATTTTCTTTAGAATATCCTTCTATAAGCCTCCATGCCATCTCCCGTGACCTGAGCGCATATCCTGCAGAGCACCTATACATGCAGGTCAACTCCAAACATCAAG attcCAAGGATAGTGAGGTGGAAGCAAAAGAGGAAGCAGATAGAAGTAGtaatgatgaagaggaggatgagggcGAGGAGGACGAAGTCTCCACAGGCGTGTTCACTGAGATCCGCTTTGTTCCAAATGATAAAAGATCTT TAGAGAAGATGTTTATAGCTGTGTCCGAATGCCAAGCACTGCATCCCGATCCAGAGGACTCGGACTCTGATTTCGATGGTGATGAGTATGATGTCGAGGAAGCAG AACAGGGCCAGATTGATCTGCCTACGTATTACTCATTTGAGGAGGGCATGTCTCAGCTGAACATGGAAGGCCAGGGCACATTGGAGAGGCTGGAAGGGATGCTGAGCCAGTCCTCGGCCTCACAGCGATGCATGGCTGGTGTCAGGACTGAGGATGCAGAAGCTGCGCTAAAGG ATGACGCAAAGGCGAACTCTGGTGCTCTCGCAGTCTCGGGGCAGTTCGACGATGCTGTTGAAGTTGACCACTGGTAA
- the LOC124393603 gene encoding methylosome subunit pICln-like isoform X3 produces the protein MVVLQNVSPPREGVRHEEVDITAVLDGKKLGSGTLCVAESRVSWVDGSGVGFSLEYPSISLHAISRDLSAYPAEHLYMQVNSKHQEDSKDSEVEAKEEADRSSNDEEEDEGEEDEVSTGVFTEIRFVPNDKRSLEKMFIAVSECQALHPDPEDSDSDFDGDEYDVEEAEQGQIDLPTYYSFEEGMSQLNMEGQGTLERLEGMLSQSSASQRCMAGVRTEDAEAALKDDAKANSGALAVSGQFDDAVEVDHW, from the exons ATGGTCGtgctgcaaaatgtttctcctcCAAGAGAAGGAGTGAGACATGAGGAAGTGGACATTACCGCCGTCCTGGACGGGAAAAAACTTGGGTCAGGAACTCTTTGCGTTGCAGAAAG TCGTGTATCTTGGGTCGATGGATCTGGAGTAGGATTTTCTTTAGAATATCCTTCTATAAGCCTCCATGCCATCTCCCGTGACCTGAGCGCATATCCTGCAGAGCACCTATACATGCAGGTCAACTCCAAACATCAAG aagattcCAAGGATAGTGAGGTGGAAGCAAAAGAGGAAGCAGATAGAAGTAGtaatgatgaagaggaggatgagggcGAGGAGGACGAAGTCTCCACAGGCGTGTTCACTGAGATCCGCTTTGTTCCAAATGATAAAAGATCTT TAGAGAAGATGTTTATAGCTGTGTCCGAATGCCAAGCACTGCATCCCGATCCAGAGGACTCGGACTCTGATTTCGATGGTGATGAGTATGATGTCGAGGAAGCAG AACAGGGCCAGATTGATCTGCCTACGTATTACTCATTTGAGGAGGGCATGTCTCAGCTGAACATGGAAGGCCAGGGCACATTGGAGAGGCTGGAAGGGATGCTGAGCCAGTCCTCGGCCTCACAGCGATGCATGGCTGGTGTCAGGACTGAGGATGCAGAAGCTGCGCTAAAGG ATGACGCAAAGGCGAACTCTGGTGCTCTCGCAGTCTCGGGGCAGTTCGACGATGCTGTTGAAGTTGACCACTGGTAA
- the LOC124393603 gene encoding methylosome subunit pICln-like isoform X4, with translation MVVLQNVSPPREGVRHEEVDITAVLDGKKLGSGTLCVAESRVSWVDGSGVGFSLEYPSISLHAISRDLSAYPAEHLYMQVNSKHQEDSKDSEVEAKEEADRSSNDEEEDEGEEDEVSTGVFTEIRFVPNDKRSLEKMFIAVSECQALHPDPEDSDSDFDGDEYDVEEAEQGQIDLPTYYSFEEGMSQLNMEGQGTLERLEGMLSQSSASQRCMAGVRTEDAEAALKDDAKANSGALAVSGQFDDAVEVDH, from the exons ATGGTCGtgctgcaaaatgtttctcctcCAAGAGAAGGAGTGAGACATGAGGAAGTGGACATTACCGCCGTCCTGGACGGGAAAAAACTTGGGTCAGGAACTCTTTGCGTTGCAGAAAG TCGTGTATCTTGGGTCGATGGATCTGGAGTAGGATTTTCTTTAGAATATCCTTCTATAAGCCTCCATGCCATCTCCCGTGACCTGAGCGCATATCCTGCAGAGCACCTATACATGCAGGTCAACTCCAAACATCAAG aagattcCAAGGATAGTGAGGTGGAAGCAAAAGAGGAAGCAGATAGAAGTAGtaatgatgaagaggaggatgagggcGAGGAGGACGAAGTCTCCACAGGCGTGTTCACTGAGATCCGCTTTGTTCCAAATGATAAAAGATCTT TAGAGAAGATGTTTATAGCTGTGTCCGAATGCCAAGCACTGCATCCCGATCCAGAGGACTCGGACTCTGATTTCGATGGTGATGAGTATGATGTCGAGGAAGCAG AACAGGGCCAGATTGATCTGCCTACGTATTACTCATTTGAGGAGGGCATGTCTCAGCTGAACATGGAAGGCCAGGGCACATTGGAGAGGCTGGAAGGGATGCTGAGCCAGTCCTCGGCCTCACAGCGATGCATGGCTGGTGTCAGGACTGAGGATGCAGAAGCTGCGCTAAAGG ATGACGCAAAGGCGAACTCTGGTGCTCTCGCAGTCTCGGGGCAGTTCGACGATGCTGTTGAAGTTGACCACTG A